One genomic window of Pseudomonas aeruginosa includes the following:
- a CDS encoding c-type cytochrome, translating into MPASFPRLGLLGALCSIVPLLHASEPTTDAALIEKGRYVAQLGDCIACHTGPQGAPMAGGLELKTPMGTIYSTNITPDRETGIGRYSFEEFDRAMRKGVTAEGVNLYPAMPYPSYAKISEEDMRALYAYLMHGVQPVTQANTPSAMSWPFNQRWGLSLWNWAFLDDAPFTPSSDADPAINRGAYLVQGLGHCGACHTPRGIAFQEKAMSEAGRSGQLYLAGETVEQWQALSLRNLWTVEDTVQLLKTGQNRFATVSGSMTDVIHHSTQHFSDDDLLAIASYLKSLPAGKDDLPMPDSERPLAAPVDLYSSRGGLGYAQFCSDCHRKDGSGVPGMFPPLAGNPTVASANPSTLLHITLTGWKTAQTATHSRVYTMPGFAQLEDREIAEILSFVRSSWGNQGSSIDAGQVKKLRQRIEAGNGPATTFVSPRLADMLAAPNAEQVVRGMRLHLETRELLPANVGNQLNCTSCHLNAGTVADGSPFVGVSAFFPSYAPRAGKVIGLEERINGCFRRSMNGKPLPPDSADMQAMVAYFDWMKNNTRPQDKVAGRGVGKVDPALKPDPENGRKVYARQCAVCHGENGEGLRNSAGEMLFPPLWGDESFNIGAGMARTFTAAAFVKHNMPIGFQERFPLGQGGLNDQDAVDVAEYFSHQPRPDFPDKIKDWPKDKRPLDARY; encoded by the coding sequence ATGCCTGCTTCTTTCCCGCGCCTCGGCTTGCTCGGCGCGCTGTGCTCCATCGTTCCCCTGCTCCATGCCAGCGAACCGACCACGGACGCTGCGCTCATCGAAAAAGGCCGCTACGTGGCCCAGCTCGGCGACTGCATCGCCTGCCATACCGGCCCGCAGGGCGCGCCGATGGCCGGCGGCCTGGAGCTGAAGACGCCAATGGGTACCATCTACTCGACCAACATCACTCCCGACCGGGAGACCGGCATCGGCCGCTACAGCTTCGAAGAGTTCGACCGCGCCATGCGCAAGGGGGTGACCGCCGAGGGAGTGAATCTCTATCCGGCGATGCCCTACCCGTCCTACGCCAAGATCAGCGAAGAAGACATGCGTGCGCTGTACGCCTACCTGATGCACGGCGTGCAACCCGTCACCCAGGCGAATACGCCGAGCGCGATGAGCTGGCCGTTCAACCAGCGCTGGGGCCTGTCGCTGTGGAACTGGGCGTTCCTCGACGACGCGCCGTTCACCCCCTCCAGCGACGCGGACCCGGCGATCAACCGCGGCGCCTACCTGGTACAGGGACTCGGCCACTGCGGCGCCTGCCATACTCCGCGCGGCATCGCCTTCCAGGAAAAAGCCATGAGCGAAGCCGGTCGTTCCGGGCAGCTCTACCTCGCCGGCGAAACCGTCGAACAATGGCAAGCGCTGAGCCTGCGCAACCTGTGGACGGTGGAGGACACCGTGCAGTTGCTGAAGACCGGGCAGAACCGCTTCGCCACGGTGTCCGGCAGCATGACCGATGTCATCCACCACAGCACCCAGCACTTCAGCGACGACGATCTGCTGGCCATCGCCAGCTACCTGAAGTCCCTGCCGGCCGGCAAGGACGACCTGCCCATGCCCGACAGCGAACGCCCACTGGCAGCACCGGTCGACCTGTACAGCTCGCGGGGCGGTCTCGGCTACGCGCAGTTCTGCTCCGACTGCCACCGCAAGGACGGCAGCGGCGTCCCGGGCATGTTCCCGCCGCTGGCCGGCAACCCCACGGTCGCTTCGGCCAACCCGAGCACGCTACTGCATATCACCCTTACCGGTTGGAAAACCGCGCAGACCGCAACCCACTCGCGGGTCTACACCATGCCCGGCTTCGCCCAGCTGGAAGACCGCGAAATCGCCGAGATCCTCAGCTTCGTCCGCAGCAGTTGGGGCAACCAGGGTTCGTCGATCGATGCCGGCCAGGTGAAGAAACTGCGCCAGCGGATCGAGGCCGGCAACGGCCCGGCCACGACCTTCGTCTCTCCACGCCTGGCGGACATGCTCGCGGCGCCGAACGCCGAACAGGTGGTACGCGGCATGCGCCTGCACCTGGAGACCCGCGAGCTGCTGCCGGCGAACGTCGGCAACCAGTTGAACTGCACCAGTTGCCACCTGAACGCCGGAACCGTAGCCGACGGCTCGCCCTTCGTCGGCGTCTCGGCGTTCTTCCCCAGCTACGCGCCCCGGGCGGGCAAGGTCATCGGCCTGGAGGAACGCATCAACGGCTGCTTCCGGCGCTCGATGAACGGTAAGCCTCTGCCACCGGACTCTGCCGACATGCAGGCGATGGTGGCCTACTTCGACTGGATGAAGAACAACACCCGGCCGCAGGACAAGGTCGCCGGCCGCGGCGTCGGCAAGGTCGACCCGGCGCTGAAGCCCGACCCGGAGAACGGCCGCAAGGTCTACGCCCGACAATGCGCGGTGTGTCATGGCGAGAATGGCGAGGGGCTGAGGAACAGTGCCGGCGAGATGCTCTTCCCACCGCTGTGGGGCGACGAGTCGTTCAATATCGGCGCCGGCATGGCGCGGACCTTCACCGCTGCCGCCTTCGTCAAGCACAACATGCCGATCGGCTTCCAGGAACGCTTCCCGCTCGGCCAGGGCGGCCTCAACGACCAGGACGCAGTGGACGTCGCGGAGTACTTTTCGCACCAGCCGCGCCCGGACTTCCCGGACAAGATCAAGGACTGGCCGAAGGACAAGCGTCCGCTGGATGCCCGCTACTGA
- the cgtA gene encoding Obg family GTPase CgtA: MKFVDEVSIHVKAGDGGNGLMSFRREKFIEKGGPNGGDGGDGGSIYLEADVNLNTLVDYRYTRRFDAQRGENGGSKDCTGAKGDDLILPVPVGTTVIDANTQEIIGDLTEPGQRLMVAQGGWHGLGNTRFKSSTNRAPRQTTPGKPGEARDLKLELKVLADVGLLGLPNAGKSTFIRAVSAAKPKVADYPFTTLVPNLGVVSVGRYKSFVVADIPGLIEGAAEGAGLGIRFLKHLARTRILLHLVDMAPLDESDPADAAEVIVRELGRFSPALTERERWLVLNKMDQILDPAEREARKQAVIERLGWEGPVYVISALERDGTEALSQDIMRYLDERTLRLEEDPQYAEELAELDRRIEDEARARLQALDDARALRRSGLKNAGAVDDDDFDDEEDDGDGPEIFYVP; this comes from the coding sequence ATGAAATTCGTCGATGAAGTATCAATCCACGTGAAAGCCGGTGACGGCGGCAATGGCCTCATGAGCTTTCGTCGCGAGAAGTTCATCGAAAAGGGCGGTCCCAACGGCGGCGACGGTGGCGACGGCGGTTCCATCTACCTGGAAGCCGACGTCAACCTGAACACCCTGGTCGACTATCGCTACACCCGCCGTTTCGATGCCCAGCGCGGCGAGAACGGCGGCAGCAAGGACTGCACCGGGGCCAAGGGCGACGACCTGATCCTGCCGGTGCCGGTCGGTACCACCGTGATCGACGCCAATACCCAGGAAATCATCGGCGACCTGACCGAGCCCGGTCAGCGGCTGATGGTCGCTCAGGGGGGCTGGCACGGCCTCGGTAACACCCGTTTCAAATCCAGTACCAATCGGGCGCCGCGCCAGACCACCCCGGGCAAGCCGGGTGAGGCGCGCGACCTCAAGCTGGAACTGAAGGTGCTGGCCGACGTCGGCCTGCTGGGACTGCCGAATGCCGGCAAGAGCACTTTCATCCGTGCAGTGTCCGCGGCCAAGCCGAAGGTGGCCGACTATCCGTTCACCACCCTGGTGCCGAACCTCGGCGTGGTCAGTGTCGGTCGCTACAAGAGCTTCGTGGTCGCCGACATTCCCGGCCTGATCGAAGGTGCCGCCGAAGGCGCCGGGCTGGGCATCCGCTTCCTCAAGCATCTGGCGCGGACCCGCATCCTCCTGCATCTGGTGGACATGGCGCCGCTGGACGAAAGCGATCCGGCCGATGCCGCCGAGGTCATCGTTCGCGAGCTGGGTCGCTTCAGTCCGGCGCTGACCGAGCGCGAGCGCTGGCTGGTGCTGAACAAGATGGACCAGATCCTCGATCCGGCCGAGCGCGAGGCGCGCAAGCAGGCGGTGATCGAGCGGTTGGGCTGGGAAGGCCCGGTCTATGTGATCTCCGCCCTGGAGCGCGATGGCACCGAGGCGCTCAGCCAGGACATCATGCGCTATCTCGACGAGCGTACCCTGCGCCTGGAAGAAGATCCGCAGTATGCCGAGGAACTGGCCGAACTCGACCGGCGTATCGAGGACGAGGCGCGGGCCCGTCTGCAGGCCCTGGACGATGCGCGCGCGCTGCGGCGTTCGGGTCTGAAGAACGCCGGTGCGGTGGATGACGATGATTTCGATGATGAGGAAGACGACGGCGACGGTCCGGAGATCTTCTACGTTCCCTGA
- a CDS encoding Lon protease family protein — protein sequence MPDSVAAGLRLAPEELTRPFAPEQFAFDTTDDLEPFRGVLGQERAVEALQFGVAMPRPGYNVFVMGEPGTGRFSFVKRYLQAEGKRVATPSDWVYLNNFDEPREPRVIELPPGSATEFSADIDRLIDNLMSTFPAVFEHPAYQQKKNAVDRAFNQRYDRALDSVERRALEKDVALYRDSANVAFTPMKDGKALDEAEFAQLPEAERERFHKDIAALEEYLNEELASLPQWKRESSNQLRELNEETITLALQPLLAPLVEKYNNNPGVCAYLQAMQLNLLKTVVDQLVDDSRTDAQRKQGLIEQYAPNQAIVHHATSGAPVVFESHPTYDNLFGRIEYSSDQGALYTSYRQLRPGALHRANGGFLILEAEKMLGEPFVWDALKRALQSRQLKMESPLAELGRLAAVSLTPQVIPLQLKVIIIGSRQIYYTLQDLDPDFQEMFRVLVDFDEDIPLGEDSLEQFAQLLKTRTSEEGMAPLSGAAVARLATYSARLAEHQGRLSARIGDLFQLVSEADFIRQLANEEVIQLGHIERALKAKQTRTGRVSARILDDMLAGIILIDTAGAAVGKCNGLTVLEVGDSVFGVPARISATVYPGSSGIVDIEREVNLGQPIHSKGVMILTGYLGSRYAQEFPLEISASIALEQSYGYVDGDSASLGEVCTLISALSRTPLKQCFAITGSINQFGEVQAVGGVNEKIEGFFRLCEARGLTGEQGVIIPRANVTTLMLDERVLQAVRAGQFHVYAVREVDEALALLVGKPVGAQDEKGRFPKGSVNDLVVARLQEISELGMEEDDKEKDKPAEKETVVAKDKAAAKKD from the coding sequence ATGCCCGATTCCGTCGCTGCCGGCCTGCGCCTGGCGCCAGAAGAACTGACCCGCCCGTTCGCTCCCGAGCAATTCGCCTTCGACACCACCGATGACCTGGAGCCCTTCCGCGGCGTGCTGGGCCAGGAGCGTGCGGTCGAGGCGCTGCAGTTCGGTGTGGCGATGCCGCGTCCGGGTTACAACGTATTCGTCATGGGCGAGCCGGGCACCGGACGCTTCTCCTTCGTCAAACGCTATCTGCAAGCCGAGGGCAAGCGCGTCGCCACGCCCTCCGACTGGGTCTACCTGAACAATTTCGACGAGCCGCGCGAACCTCGGGTGATCGAGCTGCCGCCGGGCAGCGCGACCGAATTCAGCGCCGACATCGACCGTCTGATCGACAACCTGATGTCGACCTTCCCGGCGGTCTTCGAGCATCCGGCCTACCAGCAGAAGAAGAACGCCGTCGACCGCGCTTTCAACCAGCGCTACGACCGCGCCCTGGACTCGGTGGAGCGGCGCGCCCTGGAGAAGGACGTGGCGCTGTACCGCGACAGCGCCAACGTCGCCTTCACCCCGATGAAGGACGGCAAGGCCCTCGACGAGGCCGAATTCGCCCAGTTGCCCGAAGCCGAGCGCGAGCGTTTCCACAAGGATATCGCCGCCCTCGAGGAGTACCTCAACGAGGAACTGGCGAGCCTGCCGCAGTGGAAGCGCGAGTCGAGCAACCAGTTGCGCGAGCTCAACGAGGAAACCATCACCCTGGCCCTGCAGCCCCTGCTGGCGCCTCTGGTGGAGAAGTACAACAACAACCCGGGCGTCTGCGCCTACCTGCAGGCGATGCAACTGAACCTGCTGAAGACCGTGGTCGACCAACTGGTCGACGACAGCCGCACCGACGCCCAGCGCAAGCAAGGGCTGATCGAGCAGTACGCGCCGAACCAGGCCATCGTCCACCACGCGACCAGCGGCGCGCCGGTGGTGTTCGAGTCGCACCCGACCTACGACAACCTGTTCGGCCGCATCGAGTACAGCTCGGACCAGGGGGCGCTCTACACCAGCTACCGGCAGTTGCGTCCGGGGGCGCTGCACCGGGCCAACGGCGGCTTCCTGATCCTGGAAGCGGAAAAGATGCTTGGCGAGCCGTTCGTCTGGGACGCGCTCAAGCGTGCCCTGCAGTCGCGCCAGTTGAAGATGGAGTCGCCGCTGGCCGAACTCGGCCGCCTGGCTGCGGTTTCCCTGACCCCCCAGGTGATCCCGCTGCAACTGAAGGTGATCATCATCGGCTCGCGGCAGATCTACTACACCCTGCAGGACCTCGATCCGGACTTCCAGGAGATGTTCCGGGTGCTGGTGGACTTCGACGAGGACATCCCGCTGGGCGAGGACAGCCTCGAACAGTTCGCACAGTTGCTCAAGACGCGCACCTCGGAAGAGGGCATGGCGCCCCTCAGCGGCGCGGCGGTGGCGCGACTGGCGACCTACAGCGCGCGCCTGGCCGAGCACCAGGGGCGGCTTTCGGCACGGATCGGCGATCTGTTCCAGTTGGTCAGCGAAGCCGATTTCATCCGTCAGCTGGCGAACGAGGAGGTGATCCAGCTCGGCCACATCGAGCGTGCCCTCAAGGCCAAGCAGACCCGCACCGGACGGGTGTCGGCGCGGATCCTCGACGACATGCTGGCGGGGATCATCCTGATCGACACCGCTGGCGCCGCGGTCGGCAAGTGCAACGGACTGACCGTGCTGGAGGTGGGCGACTCGGTGTTCGGCGTGCCGGCGCGGATTTCCGCGACCGTCTATCCGGGCAGCAGCGGCATCGTCGATATCGAGCGCGAAGTCAACCTCGGCCAGCCGATCCACTCCAAGGGCGTGATGATCCTTACCGGCTACCTGGGTAGCCGCTACGCCCAGGAGTTCCCCCTGGAAATCTCCGCCAGCATCGCCCTGGAACAATCCTACGGCTACGTGGACGGCGACAGCGCCTCGCTGGGCGAGGTCTGCACGCTGATCTCGGCGCTGTCGCGGACGCCCTTGAAGCAGTGCTTCGCCATTACCGGCTCGATCAACCAGTTCGGCGAGGTGCAGGCGGTCGGCGGCGTCAACGAGAAGATCGAGGGCTTCTTCCGCCTCTGCGAAGCGCGCGGCCTGACCGGCGAGCAGGGTGTGATCATCCCGCGCGCCAACGTCACTACCCTGATGCTCGACGAGCGCGTGTTGCAGGCGGTGCGCGCCGGGCAGTTCCACGTCTACGCGGTGCGCGAGGTGGACGAGGCGCTGGCGCTGCTGGTGGGCAAGCCGGTCGGTGCCCAGGACGAGAAGGGACGCTTCCCGAAAGGCAGCGTGAACGATCTGGTCGTGGCGCGCTTGCAGGAGATATCCGAACTCGGCATGGAAGAGGACGACAAGGAAAAGGACAAACCGGCGGAGAAAGAGACCGTCGTGGCGAAGGACAAGGCCGCGGCGAAGAAGGACTGA
- a CDS encoding TIGR00645 family protein, which translates to MERFFENAMYASRWLLAPIYMGLSLALLALTIKFFQEIFHVIPNIFAMAEADLILVLLSLIDMALVGGLLVMVMISGYENFVSQLDIDEGKEKLSWLGKMDSGSLKNKVAASIVAISSIHLLRIFMDAKNVPDNKLMWYVIIHMTFVLSAFAMGYLDKQTRH; encoded by the coding sequence ATGGAACGCTTTTTCGAAAACGCCATGTACGCCTCGCGCTGGCTGCTGGCTCCCATCTACATGGGCCTGTCGCTGGCGCTGCTGGCGTTGACCATCAAGTTCTTCCAGGAAATATTCCACGTCATCCCGAACATCTTCGCGATGGCCGAGGCCGACCTGATCCTGGTCCTGCTCTCACTGATCGACATGGCTCTGGTTGGCGGCCTGTTGGTCATGGTGATGATCTCCGGCTACGAGAACTTCGTTTCGCAACTGGACATCGACGAAGGCAAGGAAAAGCTCAGCTGGTTGGGCAAGATGGATTCCGGCTCGCTGAAGAACAAGGTGGCCGCCTCCATCGTGGCGATCTCTTCGATCCACCTGTTGCGCATCTTCATGGACGCGAAGAATGTGCCGGACAACAAGCTGATGTGGTACGTGATCATCCACATGACCTTCGTGCTCTCGGCGTTCGCCATGGGCTACCTGGATAAGCAGACCCGTCACTGA
- the rplU gene encoding 50S ribosomal protein L21, with product MYAVIVTGGKQHKVTEGEFLKVEKLDVATGEAIDFDRVLLVANGEDVKIGLPVVEGAKVTAEVVSHGRHDKVRIIKFRRRKHHMKRQGHRQWFTEIKITGIQA from the coding sequence ATGTACGCAGTGATTGTTACCGGTGGCAAGCAGCACAAAGTCACCGAAGGCGAATTCCTCAAGGTCGAGAAACTCGACGTCGCTACCGGCGAAGCGATCGATTTCGACCGCGTCCTGCTGGTTGCCAATGGCGAAGACGTGAAAATCGGCCTGCCGGTCGTCGAAGGTGCGAAGGTTACCGCTGAAGTGGTTTCCCACGGCCGTCACGACAAGGTCCGCATCATCAAGTTCCGCCGTCGTAAGCACCACATGAAGCGTCAGGGCCACCGCCAGTGGTTCACTGAAATCAAGATCACCGGCATTCAGGCCTAA
- a CDS encoding polyprenyl synthetase family protein: MQPQAFYRVVAEDFTAVDGIIRRQLTSRVPLVEKIGDYIISAGGKRLRPLLVLLAGKTLGYKGDDLCLLAATIEFLHTSTLLHDDVVDASGLRRGRSTANALWGNAPSVLVGDFLYARSFEMMVELGSMPVMRIISQATRVIAEGEVLQLSKVRDASTTEETYMEVIRGKTAMLFEASTHSAAALCQAGEEQSEALRRFGDYLGIAFQLVDDLLDYRGDAATLGKNVGDDLAEGKPTLPLIVTMRDGTEEQAALVRKAIQQGGSQDLESVCAAVEAAGALDYTANLARDYAARAIACLDTLPDNEYRSALVELSEFAVARTH; the protein is encoded by the coding sequence ATGCAACCCCAGGCCTTCTACCGCGTGGTGGCGGAAGATTTCACCGCCGTCGACGGGATCATCCGTCGCCAACTCACCTCCCGCGTTCCCCTGGTGGAAAAGATCGGCGACTACATCATCTCCGCCGGCGGCAAGCGCCTGCGTCCGCTGCTGGTCCTGCTCGCCGGCAAGACCCTGGGCTACAAGGGCGACGACCTCTGCCTGCTGGCCGCCACCATCGAATTCCTGCACACCTCCACTCTGCTGCACGACGACGTGGTCGACGCCTCCGGCCTGCGCCGCGGCCGCTCCACCGCCAATGCCCTGTGGGGCAACGCGCCGAGCGTGCTGGTAGGCGACTTCCTTTATGCCCGCTCCTTCGAAATGATGGTCGAGCTGGGTTCCATGCCGGTCATGCGCATCATATCCCAGGCCACCCGGGTGATCGCCGAGGGCGAAGTGCTGCAATTGTCCAAGGTACGCGACGCCAGCACTACCGAAGAGACCTACATGGAAGTGATCCGCGGCAAGACCGCGATGCTTTTCGAGGCCTCGACCCACAGCGCCGCCGCGCTGTGCCAGGCCGGCGAGGAACAGTCCGAGGCACTGCGCCGCTTCGGCGACTACCTGGGAATCGCCTTCCAACTGGTGGACGACCTGCTCGACTACCGCGGCGACGCCGCGACCCTCGGCAAGAACGTCGGCGACGACCTCGCCGAAGGCAAGCCCACCCTGCCGCTGATCGTCACCATGCGCGACGGCACCGAGGAACAGGCCGCGCTGGTACGCAAAGCCATCCAGCAAGGTGGCAGCCAGGACCTAGAGAGCGTCTGTGCCGCCGTCGAGGCAGCCGGCGCCCTGGACTATACCGCCAACCTCGCCCGCGACTACGCCGCCCGCGCCATCGCCTGCCTGGATACGCTGCCGGACAACGAATACCGCTCCGCCCTGGTCGAACTCAGCGAATTCGCTGTCGCCCGTACCCACTGA
- the rpmA gene encoding 50S ribosomal protein L27, whose protein sequence is MAHKKAGGSTRNGRDSESKRLGVKLFGGQAVKAGNILVRQRGTKFHAGYGVGLGKDHTLFAKVDGVVKFETKGAFGRKYVSIVAA, encoded by the coding sequence ATGGCACACAAAAAAGCTGGCGGTTCTACCCGCAACGGCCGCGACTCAGAAAGTAAACGCCTTGGCGTGAAACTGTTCGGCGGCCAGGCTGTAAAGGCTGGCAACATCCTGGTTCGTCAGCGCGGCACCAAATTCCACGCCGGTTACGGCGTTGGCCTGGGCAAGGACCACACCCTGTTCGCGAAAGTGGACGGCGTGGTCAAGTTTGAGACCAAAGGCGCCTTTGGTCGCAAATACGTGAGCATCGTTGCTGCCTAA
- a CDS encoding FKBP-type peptidyl-prolyl cis-trans isomerase: protein MSELNLTTDEARVSYGIGRQLGDQLRENPVPGMTLDAVLAGLSDAFAGIDSRVSGEALSASFQVIRERMQAEAQAKAEAAAGEGRAYLAENAKREGVTVLPSGLQFEVLSTGEGAKPSREDTVRTHYHGTLIDGTVFDSSYQRGQPAEFPVGGVIAGWVEALQLMNAGSKWRLHVPSELAYGGQAVGSIPPHSVLVFDVELLEIL from the coding sequence ATGAGCGAACTCAACCTGACCACTGACGAAGCCCGTGTCAGCTACGGCATCGGCCGTCAACTGGGCGACCAACTGCGCGAGAATCCGGTTCCGGGCATGACCCTGGACGCAGTCCTGGCCGGCCTGTCCGATGCGTTCGCAGGTATCGACAGCCGGGTTTCCGGCGAGGCGCTGTCGGCCAGCTTCCAGGTGATCCGCGAGCGCATGCAGGCCGAAGCCCAGGCCAAGGCCGAAGCCGCCGCTGGCGAAGGCCGCGCCTACCTGGCCGAGAACGCCAAGCGCGAAGGCGTGACCGTGCTGCCCTCGGGCCTGCAGTTCGAAGTGCTGAGCACTGGCGAGGGCGCCAAGCCTTCCCGCGAGGATACCGTGCGCACCCACTACCACGGCACCCTGATCGACGGCACCGTATTCGACAGCTCCTACCAGCGCGGCCAGCCGGCCGAGTTCCCGGTGGGCGGCGTGATCGCCGGCTGGGTCGAAGCGCTGCAACTGATGAACGCCGGCTCCAAGTGGCGCCTGCACGTACCGAGCGAACTGGCCTATGGCGGCCAGGCGGTCGGCAGCATTCCCCCGCACAGCGTGCTGGTGTTCGACGTCGAACTGCTGGAAATCCTCTGA
- a CDS encoding TraR/DksA family transcriptional regulator — translation MSAFDPATALETLATEYAARAAAIRRDLARSHSPDFAEQAVQRQNDEVLEGLLAEAEAGMRQVGLARLRLAEGRYGQCERCGEAIEPARLAALPAAEYCLRCADLVHR, via the coding sequence ATGAGCGCTTTCGACCCCGCTACCGCCCTGGAAACCCTGGCGACCGAGTACGCGGCACGCGCCGCGGCGATCCGCCGGGACCTGGCGCGCAGCCATTCGCCGGACTTTGCCGAGCAGGCGGTGCAGCGCCAGAACGACGAAGTGCTCGAAGGCCTGCTCGCCGAGGCGGAGGCGGGGATGCGCCAGGTCGGCCTGGCCCGCCTGCGCCTGGCGGAAGGTCGCTACGGCCAGTGCGAGCGCTGTGGCGAGGCTATCGAACCGGCGCGCCTGGCCGCCCTGCCTGCGGCGGAATACTGCCTGCGCTGCGCCGACCTGGTACATCGGTGA
- a CDS encoding DUF6482 family protein, whose amino-acid sequence MNMQDLAGRVQAGHIDALHLVSLEGGIYVLEAQMGDRAYPVEDDLGQPVSLRSVEHARQVLRGLDRVPVELVCADVDDEMCGLLAESGSFIGGLPLSIRQG is encoded by the coding sequence ATGAACATGCAGGATCTCGCCGGCCGGGTCCAGGCCGGACATATCGACGCCTTGCACCTGGTGTCGCTGGAGGGCGGCATCTATGTCCTGGAGGCGCAGATGGGCGACCGCGCCTATCCGGTGGAGGACGATCTCGGCCAGCCGGTCAGCCTGCGCTCCGTGGAGCATGCGCGCCAGGTACTGCGCGGGCTGGACAGGGTTCCGGTGGAGTTGGTGTGCGCCGATGTCGATGACGAGATGTGTGGACTCCTGGCCGAGTCGGGTTCGTTTATCGGCGGGCTGCCGCTGTCGATCCGCCAGGGTTGA
- a CDS encoding DUF3015 domain-containing protein, producing MKRILLGTLFAAASFNAFADAPGGAGCGWGNMLFKGQRGVATHVVAATTNGTSGNNTFGMTTGTNGCHTNGALSYGGKPLLVLGSMMDELSEDMAKGNGEALTTYAVVLGVQPQDREHFAAVTHEHFSEIFNKSDATAADVYANTQAILKQDARLAKYAEQA from the coding sequence ATGAAACGGATTCTGCTCGGTACCCTGTTCGCCGCCGCCTCCTTCAACGCTTTCGCCGACGCTCCCGGTGGCGCCGGCTGCGGCTGGGGCAACATGCTCTTCAAAGGCCAGCGCGGCGTGGCCACCCACGTGGTCGCGGCGACCACCAACGGCACTTCCGGCAACAACACCTTCGGCATGACCACCGGCACCAACGGCTGCCATACCAACGGCGCGCTGTCCTATGGCGGCAAGCCCCTGCTGGTGCTCGGCAGCATGATGGACGAGCTGTCCGAAGACATGGCCAAGGGCAATGGCGAAGCGCTGACCACCTATGCCGTGGTGCTGGGCGTGCAACCGCAGGACCGCGAGCACTTCGCCGCCGTCACCCATGAGCATTTCTCCGAGATCTTCAACAAGTCCGACGCCACCGCCGCCGACGTCTATGCCAACACCCAGGCGATCCTGAAACAGGACGCCCGCCTGGCCAAGTACGCCGAGCAGGCCTGA